A stretch of DNA from Cryptomeria japonica chromosome 4, Sugi_1.0, whole genome shotgun sequence:
gaattaggatttttcccccaacggaaacaaaaatttattatggatgtatgaattgatcaagatccaaaccatggagggatacaaatgcagattgattgattctgataaaatctaagacagtgactacgacaagtatgtcaaagattgataactgttggtaagttgCATACTAAATAGTTCAGAGCAatagatgcgaaagatggaatggataagctaggatagatGAAAGTGAtggatgcgataggatggagtggataggtgtgcaaagcgatctgATAGagggaagaactcactttttagatagtgtctgtttaccaggttttcaccacttgttttttatttttatttttttgtctttcttgatttttgagagatgaaacatgtcctgccatcaattgataaagataagactacccagaACATAATCCAGCaatcatactaatctatgtcattattttgatttattCGATGATTGAtaacaatgtctggtttcaaagagtgagtacccaatataagaccgatctgtttggtttcgagtgtacctatccctatataagacacgttgatgttgatagatttcaagtgatgaattgattaacaagacatgtgatcagtttgattacaGAATTCGATAATTttcctgttgttgatttgatttgatggatgggccatgtgctcatgctttgattttcaattttttattttatttttttaatttttagtttttaagacatttttgtgattttttttttttttttaattatttttggagttttttggattagaagaaggatgtatttggttgccccaatgtatagcaagccaaggaatggatgaatagatgactgaaccattgacgtgtaaatggataggagaaagaagaaagtagcttatgaggagacacatcaagagcttcttaaaatcatttttttgtccttagttttgatcaagatcaaggatggaaaaggggatatggatagagataggatatgtataggagaaacaagatcatagatagtgatggaTGATGGAataaatgaatagttaggatatatggtatagattagcatgaagcaagatcgtagatagaaCTGGATgtatttagatagggtaatggatactagaggaaggataatgggagatgtggtatgaataATAGAGTGGATaaaactttgaccccaagtatagaggtctccatttgtaaAAAGGTGAaatgtaagattgtcacagtatttagcaccacctgaataagtgttcctgaacttttcaaagatagagacccaacgcACGCTTAGAACCTCcagaaaaattcaaccaaacatatctagcaactaggaagtagactcaaaagggaagaagatcccaaattggatcaaggtactgagtctttgattacccatgtgtgtgtaattgggttcattctggctcatataatcattgtaatcttcagaatccaatgtgactagctacatgagttaccctgacttcaaaagcatcttggatagagcctcgatGCCAACAAGCATCCATAGCTCCAACAAGGTTAtcgttgtaatatcacaaatattgctccattgcctgccaagcatccatagccccgatggagttactcgcatattcccatagccaagcttttgatatttcattttttcttttcttttcttttcttttctagatatttcttttcctgatcatgctttggatcttttgatattgtctttttattttattattttgattgcattggcttgtaagtaatgaaacttacatgggtctgataattacagtggcattgaagtaagattttagatttttcactagccatgtcttcgactaagagatcacaatgatttagagcaattgattaaatGTATGAGATATAATAATCAAAAGATGGCGGTACCAaaatacgataagtggttcttttctggattgagtgtgtatcccgaccaaaagataatgttaaagaggaacaaccttggattctgaagtgtatcatgaatagatatctaggaaaaggactgaacgtgagatttgagcatgggcaagcatgtgacaaaatgacacaaaagcctatttcacaaatgatgaatttatgcaaaggattgaatgaaagggatggaaggatagaaaagaggtgttggataatagatagaatgtttgaagacttgtgtgaggatagatggaaatgtattcaagatgagtgttggtacacaacttaagAAGTGATGAATAGATGGAGGAAAAttaaattttgggacataagaacccaaaatagataaagaaaatgatggaagtatagttttgaaaagatgtttagatagttgtttgaaataagttcaaagatgtgtgcctttgttgatctttcttatggatcatttgaggtaaTGGAATGGTGGATGGTGGGAAGTagggacccaagatggatggaagggatggagagtttgaatttggaatgaaaggacctaaaatggatttggaggatgaagagtttgactttggaatgaaaggaccaaaaatgaatttggaggatgaagagtttgactttggaacgaaaggacctaaaatggatttggaggatgaagagtttgactttggaacaaaaggacctaaaatggatttggaggatgaaacgtttgactttggaatgaaaggacctaaaatggatttggaggatgaagagtttgactttggaacaaaaggacctaaaatggatttggaggatgaaaggattccttgatcttgatcttgatcttgacttggagtaggatcatttgagtttgtgcttttctcttgattctgaattagattagtgaaggagatggaagggatgtcatgctcttgcttaggaggtagATGTTTAATGGGACTCTGCTCttaagataaaaggggatcatagtggatggaataccaaaattttaggggatcatcataagattcttgataggtaggatcttgataaaaaatgggattagattggagagccatgatatcttgatcttgatttaggttaggactcatttcctttgaataaccttcttctttttcaagtgacaagggatggtTGCACGAGTGATCAATgtttcagtttagataggttgatgttgttgacttgatagATACTTCATTTcggatactcaagctcactaagtcgaatagagggtttgttcgataggcccctatgacaaagtacatcaaatgatatggataaagtctcttgatatggaaacttgatttgactaacttgaatacctatctaggtattgttttcgttgagatagttggatgataaactcttgatcacttagtttgatactcccctaattttgttggatgaaaatcttgcctaaagatagttgaaaaattGATAACCACCTCTAAAAAGtgttttgttggatttggaaattctttTCTCTCCAAGTTtgctcttttctctttgttttgatttgattgttgtattggttgatttgcaagatatttcaaggttcataacaagaagacatagcacacatgaaaacaatgatcatccatatgctaaacattgagtgtatgtttttgtgaggatattttcaaatccccgatgttttcactggtttgatttacaataaatgacacatcaaatagacactttattcaaaggtcatcaaaaatatcatagcccactagtctcgaaaCTCTAtcaactcaaacagccttgtcaccccctagagggcgcccatttttttgtctttttctaaaaattaacccaaagagaattgctcctcaattgagtagttatcttgggagatatatggtgagtaatcttgggggcgcattcttccccacccttgcactatgatattgccaatgtatggcaactaaCTCGGCTCAAAGCTTCACTTCTATGGGTCGTAGTAAGGATTTTGTTCGGTGCgaaaaatgataaactcaattaagaggcttcccaacctgaacaaaggcttttcacatcacaaggatactaggggaaggctatcaaatacacacttccgttggaggggattttcatcagcctccacatttgattatagtgggttggtaaacttggcgataaagttgttgcccacttgggtcgtacccttctcactagcccttTTGAGGCTTCAagaaggtagaccctctaaaggatttaatgcttgatagtaaagaaagcataaaagagtgggtttggctttttggtcatccaattaaggggagagcatatgcctaccactttcaagacacaaagtataagtgttctttttaacattttcaaagcaattgttggttgtcctatttggagatgttgctccaacaagcatggtgtttattttagccccacatagcaaatgattttctaaactaggaattggaaatcctggtcaacaaaatgaaaattgttgcaaaaagtaacttgctttgtaagaatggacaagttgattgttctttttaacttgcaaaaaaataagattgattgtgttttttacctttgcaagaaaatgaaagattgttgttctttttagagcccaaaatctgaggtgtgaatcccaactttgcaagaaagtaaatgtttgatttgttgttctttttaccttgcaaatgtgattatttttagagaccaaaaacaacaaaggtactttttagaacaccaaagtGAAAAATGAAGTTCTCTTTACCCAAaaagaaatatgagttctttttaaccaactttgaaaaagctagaaaagaaatcactaaatcctaacttaactcctccaaatttgcaagaaactattagaaacctgcaataaaaaaagaagttagtgaaaatccaaaaccttaggtgggcttccacaagcctaatttcaaatccttgttacaaatttttcactcctgatcctgaaatgccctgaaatttgactgtttgaaatttggaggatcttccaaaaactagattttgcattataactcctagagttctgaaacccctctcaaacatcttgacaatatatatggaatataacttaaagtataagaaagagaacacttatacttaaatgttatattccatatacattgctcttccacaagcctaatttcaaaatttgattacaaattttgcactttgtttcaaatgcACTATCTTAGAGAACATATGTGCTAAAACAATTGTCAAATGCGCTAAACCATCTGTCAAATACGCTAACCTACGTTACAAAAGCGTTAACCTGcgttacaaaagcgctaatctatgTGCAAGAATGCTAACCTGCatcacaaaagcgctaacctgcattacAGAAGCACTAACCAATgctacaaaagcgctaacctattgtGTGAATGCATGGATTCATGATTAAAAATGTTATTCTATTGAAAATAGGCGCTAACCTAAGCAACAAAAGCGCTAACTTACTCAACATATGCGTTGTCAAATTTCACAGATGCGTGAAACTGACTTACAAAAGCGTTAAATTGATTtcacaagaataagacaagataTTAGAAAAGGTAAGTTCGAGGCCTGAGCCCCACGGTGGaagccaaaatgtgtcaacttgaatttcatcctcgaaatgctacctgcaacatgttagtttcacaaaatacaaatgaaatgctacaggaaatccaaactcaaccaatgaaactacatgaaattgatataaaataaaaacactattattaccttcatgatttatgtctcattgtgtcctaactccactattcccagttgcagatggtgtgctctcaaacaagcattgatagcttccaagatggcatatgaagaatggaccgataactagtagttaactgataatatgatatgcaatgctaaatgattatgctaaaatgattatgttatttgcttcaagattaaaactcacggatgcataagttttacaaatgattggcttgcaaattcacttgaagtctaactctctctcaactcaaactcttgattttatagaccttgagaggataagatgatgtggctcagatcaacggtcatgatcagatctgcagttttggatggctatgagcaaaggtgaaggttgagagaaagggggaaggagaagacaattgtcactcatctcaccttgactgggttgctgactgaggaaatctagggatggttggagaaaatttaggcatgagaggacaagtggactcaagtccttcctaagatgtatgGATGTTGGatagaatatagaaggaggttatgaaatatgtgtacatacacaatatttcattaaatttggaggttgaggataagtggctaataaatgatttatttattttaatttgttgaattaatttagccacatgatgaatgagttggcaaagggaagatgaagtggagatggaaggtgagttggataagggattaaataatttagaaattatttaatatttgagactatatgatagaagaataatcattaaatattagatattcaaatgattggaggagatgattaaaaattagatatttaattaattagaggaatatgatagacgaattaattaataaaatattttaattaaattaattaatagaaagacacaaaatgaattaaattaattaatattttcaaattaactattaaataaaataaatattaaatatttagttAATTGATCATAGCCAATATTTATGTGTATACAAGTAGAAGCATGcattcaacaaaaatcaaaattgtgTTACAAAATGGATCCATATATGTAGAAATGATCTATAGGTGCATTAAATGTAAGAAATAGTGACAATTTAGTACAAAATCCAAGACAATGAACACACTCAATTggctttttttaatattataataacaaGTTACATGCCTACCAAATTGTATTTGTCTTCATCAAACATATAACTTAGTGCCTCATCTATTGTATTTAGTTTCTTAACTTAGCTTCTACAACTTAAATAAATTGATCTAGGTTTACTTATACTTATTTATGTGCATTGTATTAGATTAGCCTAGATTAACCTTAGGTTATTTCTTTTATGCAACTTTTTTGTACcaaatttctaaaaaatataattatgTAGCCAAGTACCATAATATATATAACAACCATTATATCCACTCTTCTTTTATGTGTGATTCATACGTAAGGCTAAGTTTTTAGCAAATATTGAAccctaaaaaaaaatgaaatggatGAGCAAATGGAACACCAATTTGGATGAAATAACAATAAAAAGGCATTTGTTATGGATAAATTCAACAAATCTATGTGGGAAAAGCCATTAGAGAGAAAGAGGAAATATCATCTTGATAGAATTTAACCTAGGTATGATCAACACCAAAAGGCCGATATGGGAGCTTATATTCCTTAGAGAGCAAATATGTCCATAGCATAATTGAGGACTGATCCATATCGCCTTTAGTGTGAAACAAATCAATAAAAGATACCAAAAGAATAATGAAAGGAGAGAGCATGTGTCTTTTGCATAGCTAGAACAACTGGGTGAGAGAAGTCATTGAACTAGTTAATGTGGattctttattttctaattttgagtaatgtttttttcaaatattttattttttataattgtaacaaTTGAACTAGTTAATGTAGATTCTTTCGTTTCTGATTTTGAGTAAtgtatttttcaaatattttatttcttataaTCATCAATGCTCTTCTAATTTTAACAATTTTCAACATTCCCCTATAAAAACTTGACTTGCTTGACCATCTTcacatatataattttatttaatattatattttaatattcacGATAAAATTTATTTTTGTTAATCTAAATGTTTTAAAGTTAACTAATTCACTCTTGCACTATTtagaaattatattttaatatatacctTGAGATGATTCTTCACCTTTTAAAACACAAATTTATTGACAAAATAagtaataaaaaacaacaatacaAAAAACTAAAATAACTTTATACACGGTCTCTTGAAACTCTCTTTGACTGCATGAACGTTTAATATATTTTGTTCTATTCTCGGTCCTTTCATCGTTACTCAGATTCTGAAAGCCATATCACAACTTCAAAGCCTTTCATGGCGTCTTCAAACGTTGAAGAGCATAGAGTGTCTTAACCTGCTACACAGACATACTAACTTTAAACAAACTACGAAATCTAAGGGTAACAAGAAATAAAAAAGCATCTAATTGTAATGCAGGTATTGGACTGCACTTGAAAACCAAACCCTATAGCACAGAAATGTTAGGAAATGGCTGACAATTTCAATTTAAAATGCAGACTAAATTATCAGCATCAGCAACAGTTCACGCAACAGCAATGGCTAAGAACGAGGAAAAAACGGCCTGTATTCTAAAATTTCAAATTGCAAAAAATTCCCCTAGAAAATATCTTCATACAGAAACTCCTAATTACAATAAAAATCCCATGGATTTGAGCAGAGATGCAATGGCACTATATAAGCAGGGGCGATTGAATGAAGCATTGAGCAGTCTAGATAAAATAGATTCGAATGTATTCAAACCCAATTTATTTATAGGGAATACTCTTGTGAGTATGTATTCCAAGGGTGGGAGATTGAGAGATGCTCACAGAGTTCTGGAAGCAATGCCTATACGAAATGTGATCTCCTGGACTGCCATGATTGCAGCTTCTTGCAAGCATAGACATTATGACGAAGCCTTGAATTTGTTTTGTCAAATGCAGAGGGAGGGAATCGAACCCAATTACTTCACTTTTTCGAGTGTTCTCCCAGCCTTTGCAAACTTGGGGAATCTGAAACAGGGTAAAGCAATCCATGCAGACATAGTTAGGAGAGGATATGAGACAAATGTTTTCGTAGGGAGTGCGCTTGTAAATATGTATGTAAAATGCGGAAACGTGGAAGATGcacgccaagtgtttgacaaaatgtctgaaCGAAATTCTGTATGCTGGACTGTGATGATTGCAGGTAATGAAATTCAGATATACCCAATTGGTGGTTTGTACATTTCTCTCGTTAATTTTTGATTTAGGTTATAGGCTGTTTATATGTATTGTAGGGCTTAGTTGCAAGAAATCTGGTTGAACATGTTTTTAGTTCACGAAGTTTTTCTGTGTTTACCAATTACTAGTTGAGTTACCGTTTGGCTGGTCGAAGCAAGGCCAATTCTCACATACTCTTTGGCTGGTTGAAACAAGGCCAACTCTGACTTATCTGATGTTTGTTTAACTATTAGCAGTGTGCATGATTGATGAACTCCATAAAAGAATTGTGAGCTTGGCAGCCATGTAAACAAGGGTTATGCTTAAATATACCCTAATTGTTGCCTGGTTCACAGGTCAGGGCAAGTTGTGGGCCACCTGATTAGTTCAGTGAGGGGATTTACTAAATTTTCTTATGAACTTGAGTGTCCTACCTACCATTACACTACAAATCCGTGGGTTTTTCGGATTTGTTTTAAGTTATTACCAAAATAAGTTGAGAATCCAATATGAAAATAAATTTTCGAGGAATTATGAAGTGGAAATATGTACgtccataatttttttttggtaattacaGGATATGCCCGGAATGGACTGCTTAACGAGGCGCGGAATCTCTTTGAGAAGATGGATGAACCCGATATTATTTCTCGAACTACCATGGTTGCTGCATATGCACAGAATGGGCGGATAGATGAGGCATTGGAGATTTTCAGGAAAATGACAGAACGGGATGTGGTGGCCTGGACTGCAATGATATCAGGGTATGTGCAGAATAGGAATTTTGACAGCGCTTTGAATCTCTTTCGTGAAATGCTACTGGCAGGTGCAGAGCCAAATTCAGAAACATTTTCAAGTTTGCTTCCAGCATGTGCAAATTTACGAGCTTTGGAACATGGCAAGGAGGTACATGAAAACTTGATTAGAAGTGGTTCGCAGTCTTGTGTTTTTGTGGGTAGTGCTCTTATTGATATGTATTATAAGTGTGGAAGGATAGAGGATGCGTGTAAGGTGTTTGACAAGATGGCCAAgcgaaatgtggtctcatggaattcAATGATTGTAGCATATGCACAGACTGGGCGCCTTGATGAAGCCCTGAAGCTCTTTGAATCCATGCCTGAACGAAACGTGGTCTCTTGGAATGCAATGAtttcaggatatgcacaaaatgggcaGGTTGATGAGGCAACAAAGTTATTTCAAGAAATGCCTGAGAAGGATGTGGtgtcatggactgcaatgattgcagcATTTATACAGAATGGGAAGGTTGATGAGGCAATAAAGCTTTTTGACAGAATGCCGTCAAGAAATATGTTTTCATGGAacacaatgattgcaggatatgcccaGATTGGAAATATCGATGGAGGTATGACACTCTTTAAAAAAATGCCAGAGCGAGATTTAGTCTCTTGGAATACAATGGTTGCAGGACTTGTGCAAAATGGACTTGTTGATCAAGCCTTGAAACTCTTTCAGGAAATGCCAGAAAAAAATGTGGTCTCGTGGACGGCAATGATTGCTGGCTATGCACAGAATGGCCAGTTCTATGAGGCTCTGAAGCTCTTTCGAGAAATGCAATTAATAGATATAACACCAAACTCAGATACGTTTGCTAGTGTCATCCCAGCTTGTGCCAACTTGGCATCTCTGAATCATGGCAAGGAGATTCATAGTAGCATTCTTAGAAATGAATTTCTGCCTGATGTCTTTTTGGAAAGTGCCCTTGTTGACATGTATGCCAAATGCGGTACCATTGGCCATGCATGTACAGTGTTCCGTAAAATGTGTATACGGGATGTAGTCTCGTGGAATGCAATGATTATAGGATATGCAATTCATGGGTTTGGGATGGAAGCCATCCAACTGTTTGAAGAAATGCTTTTGTCTGGCTTAATCCCAGATGATGTCACTTTTGTGGGAGTTCTGTCCGCATGCTGCCATTCGGGCCTAGTGCAGGATGGTTTGCAATATTTTGATTGCATGAGGCAAATGTATCATATCACTCCAACAACAGAACACCTGTGCTGCATGGTTGATCTTCTAGGGCGTGCTGGTGCTCTGAATGAAGCAGAAAACTTCATCAAAGAAATGCCAATTGAACCTAGTGCGACAGTGTGGGTATCTTTGCTGGGATCCTGTAGAAACCATAATAACATAGAACTTGCAGAACGTGTTGCAGCCCGTCTTTTTCATTTAGACCCTAACAGTGCTACACCATATGTGCTACTATCAAACATTTATGCTGCAGCTGGCAAGTGGGATGATATTCAGAAGGTGCGAAAGATGATGAAAGACAATAATGTGGCAAAGAAGCCAGGATGCAGTTGGATTGAAATCAATAAAAAGACATATGCTTTTGTTGTAGCAGACAAATCAAACCCACACATGCAGAAAGGTTATGATAGTTTTCCCCAGAAACACATCCCAAAACTAGTACCTTCAGGAAATGACAATCGGGGAACAACTAGGAAATTATCCATAGCCATGCCTTTGGCCTGTGCTGCAGAGGAGACTCCTTCCTTGTCCACAAGTTGCCCCTTGGATTGGGGATTGCCAGCCTGGGGTATGTAGAAGAGCTCAGATCCCACAGGAGATGTCTAGAACTCTGGCGATTTTACAGGGAATGCCTAGAAGCCCACGGATCACATGGGTAATCTCTAGAAGTCTGCTGATGCCATATGGTACATCGAGAAGTCTTCTGATTCCATGAGGACTATCTATGGAGAATCCAATTCTACAAGGGACTGAAAGCTACAAATGACTAAAAATACCCTGATTCTGGAGGTGATTATGTGTTTTTCACTTAATGGTCTCATTGATAGGATTATATAGGTACGTGTAGACACGTATATTGACATTTCTATTCTTCTATTAGATAAtgaattgataattgttaattcatatatatatatatatatatatagtaccaTAACAATTCTTGATGTACAACTGTTTCCAGTGTTGTCCAGAAAGATGATGAATTTTCGCACTGCAAAGTTGTCCCCGAGTTTTCCTGTCCTCTTAGCCTGGGTACTTGAGGAAGCTTCGTGTTAGCAAGATTGGATAATTTTTTTGTCCAAATGGAGGAGGCAGGCTATATATTCAGCAGAATATTTGCACAAATAAGAAGCAGGGCAGAAAGAAAAACATTTCTGCTGGCATAGCAAGTACTTACACTGTTTACACCAACATACTGCCGGGAGACTTATCTGAGTCATTAAGAAACTTCAAGTGTGTAGAAACTGCCATTCCTTCATCAAGTTCATTTCCAACAATGTTGTGTGAGGACTTGATACGATGACAACCATTTACATCATTTCAGAGGTGGATGGTGTTCGTGTTGGAATTATTGGTGAAAAATATGAGCTTGTTTGAGAACAAATAATTGACTAAGGAAATTTGCAAGTAAGGACACAATTGAATCCGAGCTTGTTTCTTGTACTTTACATTATACGAGATCATGTTCGGAAGCATCAATCACATTCAAATCTCCCTAAGGATTTGGAGTTCAGTTTGATAGGGTTTCGTAAGATTAAAGACTCAAATACTCATATTCATATATATCTGTATCCATCTATTGTCATATCCTTGAAATGTTGCTTTAATACTTACGTTTATTAaattcagtgccactgtaatttgGATAAGGGAAGTGCTTTATTATTTCTGTTATTCTAGATAATGATtcattatatatatttttgttccTTATATACCCAAGGGTTGCTTAAAAAAGAGTATTGAAAAGCTCGGATTACTGATAAATGCAAGGCTCACCATACCCATTATGAAATTAAATGTACTTCTCCAAATCCTGAAAAGAAAGCCCCTTCtcaaaatatttaaaaagaaaaaggcaaatcATTTTAAAAAACTCTCATACAATTGGCTATCACCCACTATGTCAGCTAAGAATTCTACCTCCAAAGTAGACGAAGCCATAAAAAAACCTTCAAAATTTTGATTAATCATTTTAATTATCAAGCCCAAGAAAAAAAAGTCAAAGCCATAATTTCTTGCAGCCCACCTGCCTTGTGGGATGAGACGATCTCCCCTACTCAGCTTTCGAGTCCTTATCTCAGCAGCACATTGGCATGTTGAAGCAAGACTCTTAAAATTTTTTTACCTTCAAGCCACTTGCCTCACTCAACCCATGAAATAAGCTTCTGCCTAGTTCTCCATACCACCAATATTCATGTGCAATAGATACATCCTCATAATGTAAATAACAATGATGCACAACTCaaagcttgagccatgtcaaaaaCATTTGTTCTGCTCACCTATTAATTAGGATCTAATAATAGCATCCTAGCCATTGCTACAATGATGCACAACTCCCACCTATTAATTAGGATTTAATAACATCCTAGAGTAATTAGGACCTAATAACATCCTAGTCATTGCTACTTTGATGCCCACACAATGTTTCCCATCCATGTCCTTTGCTAGTTCCCAGATTGTTATCACCCATGGCCTTATGTCTAgatttattattcttttctttaggCGAGTTGTAAAGTTCTCCAGTATGTCTTTTGTGCTCACCTCCTTGTGCTTCCTCACACTAGTTATTATCTTACCCATAATACTTGAACCTCTCTTGCCCTTCTCACCCCTTGAAAATGAAGCC
This window harbors:
- the LOC131027476 gene encoding pentatricopeptide repeat-containing protein At2g35030, mitochondrial encodes the protein MQTKLSASATVHATAMAKNEEKTACILKFQIAKNSPRKYLHTETPNYNKNPMDLSRDAMALYKQGRLNEALSSLDKIDSNVFKPNLFIGNTLVSMYSKGGRLRDAHRVLEAMPIRNVISWTAMIAASCKHRHYDEALNLFCQMQREGIEPNYFTFSSVLPAFANLGNLKQGKAIHADIVRRGYETNVFVGSALVNMYVKCGNVEDARQVFDKMSERNSVCWTVMIAGYARNGLLNEARNLFEKMDEPDIISRTTMVAAYAQNGRIDEALEIFRKMTERDVVAWTAMISGYVQNRNFDSALNLFREMLLAGAEPNSETFSSLLPACANLRALEHGKEVHENLIRSGSQSCVFVGSALIDMYYKCGRIEDACKVFDKMAKRNVVSWNSMIVAYAQTGRLDEALKLFESMPERNVVSWNAMISGYAQNGQVDEATKLFQEMPEKDVVSWTAMIAAFIQNGKVDEAIKLFDRMPSRNMFSWNTMIAGYAQIGNIDGGMTLFKKMPERDLVSWNTMVAGLVQNGLVDQALKLFQEMPEKNVVSWTAMIAGYAQNGQFYEALKLFREMQLIDITPNSDTFASVIPACANLASLNHGKEIHSSILRNEFLPDVFLESALVDMYAKCGTIGHACTVFRKMCIRDVVSWNAMIIGYAIHGFGMEAIQLFEEMLLSGLIPDDVTFVGVLSACCHSGLVQDGLQYFDCMRQMYHITPTTEHLCCMVDLLGRAGALNEAENFIKEMPIEPSATVWVSLLGSCRNHNNIELAERVAARLFHLDPNSATPYVLLSNIYAAAGKWDDIQKVRKMMKDNNVAKKPGCSWIEINKKTYAFVVADKSNPHMQKGYDSFPQKHIPKLVPSGNDNRGTTRKLSIAMPLACAAEETPSLSTSCPLDWGLPAWGM